A single region of the Pontibacter kalidii genome encodes:
- the tamL gene encoding translocation and assembly module lipoprotein TamL: MRSRLYIAALSFAMLGLNACIPTKNLGEGEKLLVSMEPKGLESVDPSAIQNLYQQRPNRMVLGSTPYLALYNFGKKFYDPQNIRERIAKQEKRMATKIQEAGTDSVKVNKLRNKYNARVERLEDKLQEGNFVMQLGEPPAIYDSLRMQETMEQIEIYLNSKGYFNHSADYSKQVKKDKLLYIDINIEENQPYRYAELSYDIEDPRILQIVKRSEPRSLLQLEERYDEEQLTLERDRLYELLKNRGYYDFARAYIEFEVDTSYAQNTARVKTIIESPEQDSTHKVYTIKDVYFKTDADRFGIPRDTVEYNGIKYVAYNHKYSPLILDKKIDIYPGQRYSQLRTLTTQRRLSDLDVFQFNNVFYNKVESPTDSTYELIALVNALPAKKFQETAELGMNFTEKRPGPFSSLTLRVRNVFGGAENLDFGIRGGIEYQASLSDPDQAVMIKEFGANTSLSFPVILFPFTNKNLLSEFSPRTRFSTGYNSEDRQEYVRSTYELGLDYIWQRSRSPLQPPVMQFILSPVNFNIVQGDIKDQEFRSRLENNSTGSRSLLGSFDDGIISFVGFNFIYNTNDFTQTRNAHFFRTLVELGGLTKELGLNLDINNLRTYQYGRINPDYRRYIPLGGQRYFVYRINAGVASPMFSGNTLPYDKFFFAGGASSVRAWQSRRLGLGSYAALTVVEDEEGNKKIVRDYNLEQPGEVLLEANLEYRFNMFSFINGAFFVDAGNVWLLEPNQGRPGADFQFNRFYKELAVGTGFGLRFDLSVLILRFDFATKVYDPAQWKEDRFVLPRFNLTDFFTRNNQSTLQIGIGYPF, encoded by the coding sequence TTGAGATCACGATTATACATAGCCGCCCTGAGTTTTGCAATGCTGGGCTTGAACGCCTGCATCCCGACAAAGAACCTGGGCGAGGGCGAGAAGCTGCTTGTAAGTATGGAGCCAAAGGGGCTGGAATCCGTGGATCCGTCTGCCATTCAGAACCTTTACCAGCAACGGCCCAACCGCATGGTGCTGGGCTCCACCCCCTACCTGGCGCTTTACAATTTCGGCAAAAAGTTTTATGATCCGCAAAATATTCGGGAGCGGATAGCGAAACAAGAGAAACGGATGGCCACCAAGATACAGGAGGCCGGCACCGACTCCGTGAAAGTAAACAAGCTGCGCAACAAGTATAACGCACGGGTAGAGCGCCTGGAGGATAAACTACAGGAAGGCAATTTTGTGATGCAGTTGGGCGAGCCTCCCGCCATTTACGACTCGCTGCGCATGCAGGAGACGATGGAGCAGATCGAGATTTACCTGAATTCGAAGGGCTACTTTAACCACAGCGCTGATTATTCCAAGCAGGTAAAGAAGGATAAACTCCTGTACATCGACATCAACATCGAGGAAAACCAGCCTTACCGCTACGCGGAGCTTAGCTACGATATAGAAGACCCGCGCATCCTGCAGATCGTGAAGCGCAGCGAGCCCCGCTCGCTGCTGCAGCTTGAAGAACGCTACGACGAGGAGCAGCTGACGTTGGAGCGCGACCGCCTGTATGAGTTGCTGAAGAACCGCGGCTACTATGACTTCGCCCGGGCCTACATAGAGTTTGAGGTGGACACCAGTTATGCCCAGAACACCGCCCGCGTCAAGACCATCATCGAAAGCCCCGAGCAGGACTCGACGCACAAAGTATACACCATAAAGGATGTATACTTTAAGACCGATGCAGACCGCTTCGGTATCCCGCGCGACACGGTGGAGTATAATGGCATAAAGTACGTGGCCTATAACCACAAGTACAGCCCGCTGATCCTGGACAAGAAAATCGATATCTACCCAGGCCAGCGCTATAGCCAGCTCCGTACGTTAACGACGCAGCGCAGGCTTTCCGACCTGGATGTTTTCCAGTTCAACAACGTGTTCTATAACAAGGTAGAAAGTCCCACTGATTCAACTTATGAGTTAATTGCCCTGGTGAATGCATTGCCCGCCAAGAAGTTTCAGGAGACGGCGGAACTGGGGATGAACTTTACCGAGAAGCGGCCCGGTCCTTTCTCCAGCCTGACGCTGCGCGTGCGCAACGTTTTCGGAGGGGCCGAGAACCTGGACTTCGGCATCAGGGGCGGCATAGAGTACCAGGCCAGCCTCAGCGACCCGGACCAGGCCGTGATGATCAAGGAATTTGGGGCAAACACCTCTTTGTCGTTCCCGGTGATACTTTTCCCGTTCACGAACAAGAACCTGCTTTCGGAGTTCAGCCCCCGTACACGCTTTAGTACCGGCTACAACAGTGAGGACCGGCAGGAGTATGTGCGGTCTACTTATGAGCTGGGGCTTGATTACATCTGGCAACGGTCCCGCAGCCCGCTGCAGCCGCCGGTCATGCAGTTCATCCTTTCGCCCGTCAACTTTAACATCGTGCAGGGCGACATCAAGGACCAGGAGTTCAGAAGCAGGCTGGAGAATAACAGCACCGGCAGCCGTTCCCTGCTCGGCAGTTTCGACGATGGTATCATCTCCTTCGTGGGCTTTAACTTCATCTACAACACCAACGACTTTACCCAGACCCGCAACGCGCACTTCTTCCGCACTTTAGTGGAACTGGGTGGCCTGACGAAGGAGCTCGGCCTGAACCTGGACATCAACAACCTGCGCACCTATCAGTACGGCCGCATTAACCCGGACTATCGCCGGTACATCCCTTTGGGCGGGCAGCGCTATTTTGTGTACCGCATCAACGCAGGCGTCGCATCCCCTATGTTCAGCGGCAATACGCTACCGTACGATAAGTTCTTCTTTGCTGGTGGGGCCTCCAGTGTGCGGGCCTGGCAGTCGCGTCGCCTGGGGCTGGGCTCTTATGCCGCACTTACAGTGGTAGAGGATGAAGAGGGCAATAAGAAGATCGTACGCGATTACAACCTCGAGCAGCCCGGCGAGGTGCTGTTGGAGGCTAACCTGGAGTATCGCTTTAACATGTTCAGCTTTATTAACGGTGCCTTTTTTGTGGATGCCGGCAACGTATGGCTGCTGGAGCCGAATCAAGGCCGGCCTGGTGCTGATTTCCAGTTCAACCGATTTTACAAGGAGCTTGCCGTAGGCACAGGGTTCGGCCTCCGCTTCGACCTTTCGGTGCTTATCCTGCGCTTCGACTTCGCCACCAAAGTATACGATCCGGCTCAGTGGAAAGAGGACCGCTTCGTGCTCCCCAGGTTTAATCTGACCGACTTCTTTACCCGCAACAACCAGAGTACCCTGCAGATTGGCATCGGCTATCCTTTCTAA
- the hemF gene encoding oxygen-dependent coproporphyrinogen oxidase — MFREKVEAFMRQFQADLCHALETCDGGATFTSDVWEHEGGGGGTSRVIEDGHVLEKGGVNFSAVSGELSPQFLKALQMPDPNYFATGVSVVMHPHSPMVPITHMNVRYFEAGNGQAWFGGGIDLTPIFVDVKQAREFHEQMKAVCDKHHPSYYPEFKKWADDYFYNEHRDETRGVGGIFFDRLMETDEISLEDRFAFVRDVAYAFIPFYTSIINQNRDLPYGEREKQWQLIRRGRYVEFNLVYDRGTKFGLLTKGRIESILMSLPTHASWVYNFIPEPGSSEEQTLGYLKKEIDWINIAE, encoded by the coding sequence ATGTTCAGAGAAAAAGTTGAGGCGTTCATGCGCCAGTTCCAGGCGGACCTTTGCCATGCTCTAGAAACCTGCGACGGCGGGGCTACTTTCACCTCCGATGTGTGGGAGCACGAAGGCGGCGGCGGCGGTACTTCGCGCGTGATTGAAGACGGTCATGTGCTGGAGAAAGGCGGCGTTAACTTTTCGGCGGTTTCCGGCGAGTTGTCACCTCAGTTTCTGAAGGCGCTGCAGATGCCTGATCCGAATTACTTTGCTACGGGGGTGTCGGTGGTGATGCACCCGCACAGCCCCATGGTGCCCATCACGCACATGAACGTGCGCTATTTTGAGGCAGGCAACGGGCAGGCCTGGTTCGGCGGGGGCATCGACCTGACGCCAATCTTCGTGGACGTGAAGCAGGCAAGGGAGTTCCATGAGCAGATGAAGGCCGTTTGTGATAAGCACCACCCGAGCTATTACCCGGAGTTTAAGAAGTGGGCCGATGATTATTTCTACAACGAGCACCGCGACGAGACCCGCGGCGTGGGCGGCATCTTCTTCGACAGGTTAATGGAAACCGATGAGATCAGTCTGGAGGACCGCTTTGCCTTCGTGCGGGATGTGGCCTACGCCTTCATCCCTTTTTATACTTCCATCATCAACCAAAACCGAGACCTGCCTTACGGGGAGCGGGAAAAGCAGTGGCAGCTGATACGCCGTGGCCGCTACGTGGAGTTTAACTTGGTGTATGACCGCGGCACCAAGTTCGGGCTGCTGACCAAGGGCAGAATCGAGTCCATTCTGATGAGCCTGCCGACGCATGCCTCCTGGGTGTACAACTTTATACCCGAGCCGGGCAGCTCCGAGGAGCAGACGCTGGGCTACCTGAAAAAGGAAATCGACTGGATAAACATAGCTGAGTAA
- a CDS encoding alpha-ketoacid dehydrogenase subunit alpha/beta — protein MSQQTLEATKLDLELLKKAYRLMLTAKTMADTYEENKAICSKYVHSTSRGHEAIQLAAALQLKPHDYAATYYRDESMLLGMGLQPYELMLQLMAKADDPFSGGRTYYGHPSLRREGFPTIPHQSSATGMQAIPATGMAHGLAYLEGQGLLQGEEKPIVLCSLGDGSITEGEVAEAFQMAVLKGLPIIYLVQDNDWGISATGKEMRAMDAFEYAAGFKGMERLRVNGSDFEESYEGMRVAIEYARKVRRPILVHAKVPLLGHHTSGVRREWYRGENLQQHSVDDPIPKLRELLIGAGLEVDEVKLLEQEAMSTVAADYERALNAPYPDPSSFSTHEFAPTPVTEEKGERSPKGADKVIMVDAALHAVDDILRTCPEALFYGQDVGGKLGGVFREAALLANKYGDARVFNTPIQEAYIVGSTAGMSAVGAKAIVEIQFADYIWPGINQLVEELSKSCYLSNGKFPVQSLIRVPIGAYGGGGPYHSGSIESTLLNIRGIKVVFPSNAADMKGLMKAAFLDPNPVVMLEHKGLYWSKVPGTEDAKTIEPDENYILPLGKANIVQQASEQEIRKGNSMTVITYGMGVYWAKTAAKQFPGSVEIVDLRTLNPLDYETVRTSVERHGKALVLTEEPLMNSFAESLAGRLSKDCFQQLDAPIYTLGAANLPAVPLNVELEKMMLPNPDKVAAQMEELLNY, from the coding sequence ATGTCACAACAAACCCTGGAAGCCACTAAACTCGATCTGGAATTATTAAAAAAGGCTTACCGACTGATGCTTACTGCCAAAACCATGGCAGACACTTATGAGGAGAACAAGGCGATCTGCAGCAAGTATGTGCACAGCACCTCGCGCGGCCACGAAGCCATACAGCTGGCCGCAGCCCTGCAGCTCAAGCCACACGACTACGCCGCTACTTACTACCGCGATGAATCCATGCTGCTGGGCATGGGGCTGCAGCCTTACGAGCTCATGCTGCAGCTCATGGCCAAGGCCGATGATCCCTTCTCCGGCGGCCGCACCTACTACGGCCACCCCTCGCTTCGAAGAGAGGGTTTCCCGACGATCCCGCACCAAAGCTCGGCCACCGGCATGCAGGCCATTCCGGCCACGGGCATGGCGCACGGTCTGGCGTACCTGGAAGGGCAGGGGCTGCTGCAGGGCGAGGAGAAGCCCATTGTGCTCTGCTCGCTGGGAGACGGCTCCATAACGGAGGGAGAGGTGGCCGAGGCCTTTCAGATGGCGGTGCTCAAGGGGCTGCCGATTATTTACCTGGTGCAGGACAACGACTGGGGCATATCAGCCACGGGAAAGGAGATGCGTGCCATGGACGCCTTTGAGTACGCCGCCGGTTTTAAAGGCATGGAGCGCCTGCGCGTGAACGGCTCTGACTTTGAGGAATCCTACGAGGGGATGCGCGTGGCGATAGAGTATGCCCGCAAGGTGCGCCGCCCTATACTGGTGCATGCCAAAGTGCCGCTGCTGGGTCACCATACTTCCGGGGTGCGCCGGGAGTGGTACAGGGGCGAGAACCTGCAGCAGCACAGCGTCGACGATCCGATCCCGAAACTGCGGGAGCTGCTTATAGGTGCCGGCCTGGAGGTAGACGAGGTGAAACTGCTGGAGCAGGAGGCCATGAGCACGGTAGCCGCCGACTACGAGCGTGCCCTGAACGCCCCATACCCGGATCCCAGCTCCTTTAGCACACATGAGTTCGCCCCAACACCAGTAACCGAGGAGAAAGGCGAGCGCAGCCCGAAAGGAGCTGACAAAGTCATTATGGTGGATGCCGCACTGCATGCGGTGGATGATATTCTGAGAACCTGCCCCGAGGCCCTGTTCTATGGCCAGGATGTCGGCGGGAAATTAGGAGGCGTGTTCCGCGAGGCCGCCTTGCTGGCTAATAAGTATGGCGATGCCCGCGTGTTCAACACCCCGATTCAGGAGGCGTATATCGTAGGCTCAACGGCTGGTATGTCTGCGGTAGGGGCAAAAGCGATCGTGGAGATACAGTTTGCCGATTATATCTGGCCGGGCATTAACCAGCTGGTGGAGGAACTGTCCAAGAGCTGCTACCTGAGCAACGGCAAGTTCCCGGTTCAGTCGCTTATCCGCGTACCCATCGGGGCCTACGGCGGCGGCGGCCCCTACCACTCGGGAAGTATAGAATCCACGCTGCTCAACATCCGGGGCATAAAAGTAGTGTTCCCCAGCAACGCTGCCGATATGAAAGGCCTGATGAAAGCCGCTTTCCTGGACCCCAACCCGGTGGTGATGCTGGAGCATAAAGGCTTGTACTGGTCCAAAGTACCGGGCACCGAGGATGCCAAAACCATAGAACCGGATGAGAACTACATCCTGCCGCTGGGCAAAGCCAACATTGTGCAACAAGCCAGCGAACAAGAAATACGAAAGGGCAACAGCATGACTGTGATCACCTATGGCATGGGCGTGTACTGGGCCAAGACAGCCGCCAAGCAGTTTCCCGGCAGTGTAGAGATCGTGGACTTGCGTACGCTCAACCCGCTGGATTATGAAACGGTCCGCACCTCGGTAGAACGCCACGGCAAAGCGCTGGTGCTCACGGAGGAGCCGCTCATGAACTCCTTTGCCGAATCGTTGGCCGGTCGCCTGTCGAAAGACTGTTTCCAGCAGCTGGACGCACCGATTTATACCTTGGGTGCCGCTAACCTGCCAGCTGTTCCGCTGAACGTGGAGCTGGAGAAGATGATGCTGCCCAACCCGGACAAGGTAGCCGCCCAGATGGAGGAACTGCTAAACTACTAA
- a CDS encoding TrmH family RNA methyltransferase, with protein MLSKAVVKYIKSLQVKKYRNQHQAFVVEGAKSVLELVQSDFALQHLFVTEDFLREHTALLAKGLKYDVVTEEELVKAGTFSSNNAALAVANMRQLPPLQISPSELVIALDDIRDPGNLGTIIRIADWYGIKHVVCSENCADFYNPKVISSTMGSFTRIRVYYLDLPGWLQQHTGKYKIYGAALNGENLHRMQLKPEGIVVLGNEANGIRPEVAQQVNQLIKIPAFGGAESLNVATATAIIIDNFRRNS; from the coding sequence ATGTTGTCGAAAGCAGTTGTAAAGTATATTAAATCGTTGCAAGTAAAAAAATACCGCAACCAACACCAAGCCTTTGTGGTGGAGGGAGCCAAAAGTGTGCTGGAATTAGTACAGTCAGACTTTGCGCTGCAGCACCTTTTCGTGACCGAGGACTTCCTACGGGAACATACCGCTCTCCTTGCCAAAGGTTTAAAATACGACGTGGTGACCGAGGAGGAGCTCGTAAAAGCCGGCACGTTTTCGAGTAACAACGCCGCCCTGGCCGTGGCAAATATGAGGCAGCTACCGCCACTGCAAATCAGCCCGTCCGAGCTGGTCATCGCCCTCGATGACATCCGCGACCCCGGCAACCTGGGCACCATCATACGCATCGCCGACTGGTACGGCATCAAACACGTGGTCTGCTCCGAAAACTGCGCCGACTTTTACAACCCGAAGGTGATTTCCTCTACCATGGGCTCGTTTACGCGCATCCGGGTATACTACCTCGATCTACCGGGCTGGCTGCAGCAGCACACCGGCAAGTATAAGATCTATGGCGCCGCCCTAAACGGCGAGAACCTGCACCGCATGCAGCTCAAGCCCGAGGGGATTGTGGTGCTGGGGAACGAGGCCAACGGCATCCGGCCCGAGGTGGCGCAGCAGGTGAATCAGCTCATCAAGATTCCGGCTTTCGGGGGGGCAGAGTCGCTGAACGTGGCCACGGCAACTGCCATCATCATCGATAACTTCAGGCGCAACAGTTAA